The nucleotide window CCAGAGGGTAGTGGGCTGTGTCTCGCTGGATGTCTATGGGGCCCACGAGCCTGCTTCGCGTGAGCTGGCTGAGATTCGGTCCCTGGCCGTAGCCGCTGACTTTCAAGGCAATGGCCTGGGCGCCCGGTTGGTCGCGGCGGCGATGAAGAAAGCCAAGAAACTCAAAATCGCGCGCGTCTTCGCCGTCACTCATTCCCTTGCCTTTTTTGAAAAACAGGGTTTTGTGGCAACCGCCCTTGCCGACCTGCCGGAAAAGATCGAGCGGGATTGTTGCCGGTGCCTGCGCCAGGGGTGGTGCGGCCAGCAGGGAGCGATGATGGTTCTTCAACCAACCCAGACGGCAGAATATCATCTTTCGAAATTCGAAAATCGAAA belongs to Candidatus Acidiferrales bacterium and includes:
- a CDS encoding GNAT family N-acetyltransferase; the encoded protein is MRIRGARLPDVQAIHALMERFVAQGILLPRSVEAIERAREHFLVAVENQRVVGCVSLDVYGAHEPASRELAEIRSLAVAADFQGNGLGARLVAAAMKKAKKLKIARVFAVTHSLAFFEKQGFVATALADLPEKIERDCCRCLRQGWCGQQGAMMVLQPTQTAEYHLSKFENRNSVHETPDADSLRAALPALPSS